From Miscanthus floridulus cultivar M001 chromosome 15, ASM1932011v1, whole genome shotgun sequence, the proteins below share one genomic window:
- the LOC136507293 gene encoding uncharacterized protein — MAMEAAAAAAPRPRHTLTAVVVALAAALLVFAHGVVAVTPPRAVAPAAAVRSWVARLQVLHDLSTTSLDVDGGAGAGQQQQGGGGFAECWGAVMGLSSCYSEILIFFVNGESYIGPECCVAIRGATRYCWPAMLASVGFTAEEADVLRGFCDGEEAAHQLGGTPPPVPAPGRGARRL; from the coding sequence ATGGCAatggaagcagcggcggcggcggcaccacgCCCGCGTCACACTctcaccgccgtcgtcgtcgcgctggcggcggcgctcctTGTCTTCGCCCACGGCGTCGTTGCCGTGACGCCGCCACGTGccgtcgcccccgccgccgccgtgcggtcCTGGGTGGCGCGCCTGCAGGTCCTGCACGACCTGTCAACGACCTCCCTCGACGtcgacggcggcgccggcgccggccagCAGCAGCAGGGCGGGGGCGGGTTCGCGGAATGCTGGGGCGCGGTGATGGGGCTGAGCTCGTGCTACAGCGAGATCCTGATCTTCTTCGTCAACGGCGAGTCCTACATCGGGCCCGAGTGCTGCGTCGCCATCCGCGGCGCCACGCGATACTGCTGGCCCGCCATGCTCGCCTCCGTCGGGTTCACCGCCGAGGAGGCCGACGTCCTCCGTGGATTCTGCGACGGCGAGGAGGCCGCACACCAGCTGGGCGGCACGCCGCCGCCCGTGCCCGCTCCCGGACGGGGAGCCAGGCGGCTGTGA